From Indicator indicator isolate 239-I01 chromosome 12, UM_Iind_1.1, whole genome shotgun sequence:
GAAAGAAATCTGTGATGTAGTGTTGTGTGCTGGATCCAAATTGTCAGCCTTGCAGAGTGCTGGGTGGAATTAGGCAGGGAAAGGATTTTCTGTCACCTGATGTTTTGGGGCTGTAGCTTTGATGGTCCTTTAAGAATGTGGGACTTACTTCCCTGTCAGTTTAAAGTACCTAGTTAAAATACATAGTTCCCAGGCTGCACAGTGACACTGGCATTTGCTGCTGTCATTTCCAAGTAGTGGCCTAAGGGGTAGTGCAGTCATTAGGACAGAAACAAATTGCTTTATTGGAACACTTCAGTGTCACAAGTCCCCCGAGTGTGATGTAAGCTGGGGTAGCCTTGGTCTGAGCTGTGACAGAAGGACCTGCACAGTGCTTGGAGGAGCACTTGGAGGAAGTTTCTGCACTGTTCACAGCCCAGCTCTCACCCTACCTGCATTGCTGGCAGTGGTCGTTTTTCCAGGGGTTGGGCAGGAAGCAGTTATCTTTATTGTGATAATTACAGCTGCCCCCTTCCAGAGccctccctgtgctctgctgtagtGCCAGGCAGTTCATGAAAACAGGCTGCAGAAAAAAGTGAGGAAGTTAGAAGCTGGGATTTAGCAAGACTGCTTCATTTTAACTAAGCTGCAATTATAGAAAAGACAGTCAAGgtgtctctcttcacagcagaaaaTAGAACAAACTGTCTATAAGCCCAGAGCGGCATTTCCCAGAAGGGACTGATCTAAGCTCCTATGTGCTATGTACCTTTCAGACTTTCCAGAACACTTGGCATGCTCTGAAGAGAGATCCCCTGTGCTCCAGGAGTTGTAGAGTCAGGCCAGAGTAATTCCACAACTCTTGGTAGCTGGAAATAGATTTTAGCAAGTGGAGTTAAACCCAGGGTTAATTTTCTAGTGATTGGTTGATGAAACTCCATCCAGGCTGCACTCTGGAGAAGCTCAGTGGGTGCCAGGCGGTTCGGCCATGCTGAGCTTTCTCCCTCCACAAGCTCCACATTTCCTGTATGCATGAAGTccacctcagctttctcctagGAGTCTTCAGTTGGCTTTCTCCAGTGGAGTGCCGAGCAGTGCACTGTACACACCTGTAAAGGTGACTTAGAGAGGTGCTGTTCTGGGCAGAAAAGATGTGTGTCATAGAAGATGATAAAAATGGGCACCTTTCCTCTGCCAAGGGTGAGGTGCTGCCTTTAACGAGTGACATGACTGATGGGAGTATGCGTGCACTTCAGCAAGATTCAGGTTCCCTACACAGTCACAGTAAAAGGATCTGCTGCCGTTTTCTTTGTGAAGGTGACTGATGACCAGGAGGAGACACAGTCCGGCACAGCAGATGTTCTGACTGATCCTGTTACTTCTAAGGAGGCAGTTCAAAAGGCTGGGCCACTGAAGACCTCTGAGAAACTGCCTCTTTCTGAAGCATTTAATGCTTATGACTTTGGACAGATGGTAAATGCAGTGAACACCACTAAAGATAAAGCTGCTTGTGCAGAGCTTCTGACAGTTACTGAGCCAAAGAAATTGCCAGCACTGATGAGCAACAAACTTGAAGGAGAAATCTTTTTGATTTTCATCCAGTCCATGGAATAttatctggttggaaaagatcctggcCTTGTATATCAGCACCTTTTCTACTTGAGCAAAGCAGAAAGATTTAAGGTAAGAATGTAGACTGGATGGGTACTGAAGCTGCACAGGAACCTAAGGGTTCTGTGGAGCTCAGGGCTAattatagtattttttttttccaggtggtGCTGGCCCTTCTTAGCAATACTGAAAAAGAGCAGGTTCAGCACCTGTTTGCTGTGCTTGCCAAAACCCAGAGCAATCAGTACTCTctggaagagctggagagcCTGAAAAAGGTTTATGAACTTTAAGAAGGGAAATGTTATGCATAGAGTCCATGTTAGTAAGGTGGAGGTAGGAACTCTGCAGCCTTGCATGGGTTGAGTGGGACTTACCCAGACTGAATTCCAGGTTTGACAGTCTGTGCAGATCTGGAATTGGCTCTCTTCATTGTCTTATAGCTGTAACCCATTTTTAGTCTCTAGGATTTAATATCTTTGTGCTCAGGACCAGAGCTCATGCAGGCTGACTTTATTTAGGCTGTGCTGATTCCATGGACAGACCACACTCCACAGTGCATGGCTGATGGGAAGCACCTCAGTGGTACCAGAACTCACTTTAGGCCTCCCTTGGTGTGTCCTATTCTGAGGTGGGTGTTCCTGTGAcaaagtggctgcaggatcagcagggcaggaggcagcatgGCTAAAAGGAGTTTACACAAAGTGTTCTTCATGTTCTGCAGCTAAACTGCAACAGGCAACCTGCTCctttgctctccctgctctaTGCAACACAGAGCGAAGTGTTTGTGGTGAAGTACAGCTGAGCAGCAAGGCTGAATGCATGACAGAGTAGCTGggcatagaatagtttgagtcAAAATCATCAATTATCAAAGAAATTGCTGTTTTAAAGGCTGCTAACACAGGAGGCATTTTTAGCGCAGAGAATTTCCTGTGGGGAAGGGCTGCTGGTTTGCCAGGAGAGTGACAAAGAGGGGAGCAAGTGGCTGCACTAAGCAATAAAAATCCTGACCTCTGGCTTTTGGTAGCAGATGACTGGAGAGAGCAGCTAGGTGTGTTTACACAGACAAAAGGAAACCACCCCCTTCTGCTGACCAATTGCTTTTATTGGTGGGGGCTTATTTCAGGCACTACTTCAATGGTTTATGTTAAATTCTGACAGCTCCTCTTCTCAAGAAGCagcttttcagtgttttaagCCCTCTAATGCCTTCTTTGCGCATGTGATACAACAGGGCATGAAGAATGTTGTTAAAATGAAAAGGTCTCTCAGGTCTatgctaatttaaaaaaataaagcttttttttctcttgaaaagtACAATTATGGCTTCTCTTTCTGGTTCTACACTCCTTAGGCTTAGACTTCTGACAGAGGAGTATGAGCTTTGTCTTGGAGTGCCTCTTGCTTCCTGCACTACAAGTGATGGGTTTGGGGTTTAAATGTCTTCTTTTTTATGAGGCGGCCAGAGATCTGTGGCTTCGACAGATCTGTCCCTCATCTACTCCATGCATAGCCAGTTGTACTTGGCCACCACAATGCCAGCTTCATTCTTCACTCTCCTACTGTTAAGTTTGATCATGTCTTAGGTATCAGCCTGGAGGCAGGCAAGGGCAGCCCTTGCAGTCCCTGCTGTGCActtccacagaatcatttcagttgacAAAGATCTTTATGATCCAACTCTACCAACTTGCCCACGTCTCCTGCCCTGTGGGTTCCACAGTGTGTGCAGGAGCAGCGGGGAGCTGGCAGTAGGGGCAGAAGGGTTATGCAGGAGCTTGGCACACAGTTGTCAggctcagagcctggcaccctTGCTCTGAGATGCTGCCACACAGCTGAGGAGCAGTAGGACAGGTTTGCatcattcaagatcagactggatgtggcttcTAGtcggagatgtccctgctgactgcagggggatggactggatgacctttgagggtcccttcccacctgatgCAATTTGTGAAGCTAGATCAGCAGCTAGCATCTTACAGGGATGAGAAAGCTCCTTCTGGGAACACAGAGGGGTTTAGGGAGCTAAGAGCAGCAGAGTGAAGAAGGCAGCAGCCGGAGTCAGTACTTGGACATTTATTTCAGATATGCAGTTTACAGGCAGGGTGTTGAGCAAATCTACAAACACTGCCCCCAGCATGCCCCAAGAACAGAACTGGCACTAGTGTTGTAAGCACACCACTGAAACTGGTGAGGAGTCATgggacagcactgcagctcatgGCATTTTCTTCTCATCCAACCAAACGCCCATAGTAGCACCATAATGGCAATACATGAAACACAGGACAGAACATTGCTAACTGCTATGCTGATAGTCACAGTGGGGGAGGGTCACTTTTTTCATTTTAGTGAATtacatagcaaaaaaaaaaaaaaaaaaagttaacagTGCAGGGGCCTtggccagctgcagctgtgctcagcttgtGCTCAGCTGTACAGATTCCATATGccaaaggaaaaccaaagccCAGCATATTTGGAACCCATCTTTGCAGTTGGGCAGTCATTGCACTGCATCTGATTCTGGGACTGAAGCTGTGCACGTCTGGCAGAGATGTCACATCCTCTAAAGCCTGAGTGAGTCTTTGGTAggctaatatttttttattgttctaCATGTATCTACCACAGTCATTTGATTCCCTAGAATGTTCTTCTGTGATCTGAGGTGGCCAAGGAGGACGTTCTGAAAGCATTACACTAACATCCTCAAGCGACCAGGCACTTCAAACCCAGTCTTTCCAAAGGCACCAAGAATTGATGGGgcaccctcctgctgccctaACGACAGGTGACTGCAGCTGCCTTTCTGCAGTGCTACCCCTCACTGGATGGCTGCTGTGCATGTTTCACACACCAGAGAGTAGTCTTACCTGCTGCATGGTTGCATGAATACATAAGTAACCCCACTGCTCTTCACAGGTGACACCTCCATTCCACCCTGTACTAAGAActaatttcttctctctcaaaACAATGGTAAATGTCATAACCTTACTCGGTGTGCGCACACACACAGGCCTCTGACACAGGCTACAGCCACCTGAAGCTCCACAGCTCACTCCACATGCACTCGAGAGTGTGTCCAGTTATCAAACAACATCACCATTACCAACACTCACTGTTGCAATCTCTTTGTATAGGTCTCTGCAAAACTTTTGCTTCCCTTAAATATGAGTTCACACAAGAATGGTTTGAAGTCACTAATGCTCAGCTAACATCCACTTATCCCAAGCCCCTGTTTTTCAAAGGAACAGTGCAGGACATTTTACCCCTTTCAGCATTTAACATGTGAAGAATTTTACCAGTTTTTCTCTAAATACACCAAATAGATGCTTTCAAGCAAAGTTGTggcaaaaatacaaaacaaggGCATATCTGCACCGCTGTAATGCACTTGGTTAAAGCCTTCCTGTCTCTGCACACAGGTCCAATTCCACGTCAAGTGTTTTGCCTTACCAGACAAGGAGATATAAAATGCAGTTGTATCAAAACCTTGCTTCTGCTGGTCACCTAAGCTTAGGGAAGGCGCAGGTACTTCAGCCAGCTTTCAGACAGGTTTCTTTAGTGGTAAATACATTTCTGCAGCACTTACAGGCTTAGATTTCAGTCTGAACAGCAGTGCTCAGTTCCACAGCATGGTGTGagtggttgttgtttgtttctttcagtgtttCCCCAGCACCTAAATCTACATCTATGGAAGACGCATGGTTAATGCTCTCCTCAGCAATGTAACTCAGCTGTGGAACATCAGTGCTCGGTGCTGTGGGAACAGGCACAGGGACTCCACTCAGCTGTGGAGAGTTCTCCAAGCGATCGTTTTCCACCTCCGGGAGCACGCTGACCACGGCAAAGCGCGAGTGGTAGTCGCTGGAGCCGTGGCTGCAGGAGGTTTTCATGCTCTCCATATCCGAGCAGCTGAACTCCGAGAAGTGACTCGAGTGAGAGTCTGCTACCGAGGGAATGCTGTCACTGAGAGAGGGGGAGTCAAACTCACTGGAGTTGGTGctttgctgctccagcagctgggcgTCCATGTCCTCTCGGGTCTCGTTTATCTTCATGCTGCTCTTCTTCCGCAGCTTCCCTTTGCATTTCTTCCCTGCTGTTGCGTCTTTGGACCACTTGGTGGCGCTGGATTTACCCTCTGGCAAGCAGGAGCCGGCGTTGCCGCGGCCCGCGGCGCTGCCGTCGTCCacgctgctgctgccgctgtgGTGTCGGAACTTGGCTGGCTTCGACTCGATGTCCACCTGCACTTCCATGCTGTTGCCTTCCCTAGAACAAGAACGAGTCTGCGAGTGTGAGccgtcacagaatcacagaaaagcttcagccagaagagacctccaagatcatcaagtccaaccttcaacccaatgccaccatggccactaaaccatgtccgcaagtgccatggccacaccttatttgaacacctccaaggatggggactccaccacctccctccagtgcctgaccactcttgcagtcaagaaattcttcctatcTTAATTTGAAGACTGATTTTCCAAACCTCACCATGCCTCCTTTCTGGACAGTCAGAAATTCAACCTTAACCACAGCTGTGATGGTAAAATGTAGATTCCCTTCCTGCCCTTAGACAATTAaggaaaaacctccaggaaaaGACACTTGTGCTAAAAATTGAAGAGCAAGACAAcctccagctgcacagcagtCATCTAAGGCAAGCCAGCTAAGGGAGCACAATAaactcctgctgctttccaaggTACACAGCAAAAGAAACTTTGAGGTGTAACTTGTTTTACGCAAGTTAAATGTTTCATCAAATGAACagccaaagaaaaccaaagtctGAAAGACAAAACATTTCACTCAGCTACAACCATGTTCTTACTCTTTGGAAATAAGCTTGGCAGTTACAAGACTAACCACTCAAGTAGAGCAGATGAGGCATGCTTAGAGTGTCACCTTTTCAATCCCTTTCTCTTACCTGTCCAGAGGGATGTAGGAGTTCAGAATGGATCCTGCCATTGCTTTGGTACTGGCATTGTCGCTAACTGTTCCCAAACTAACCGTGCCAGATTCTCCACTCAGGCTGTAGCGTTCCTTCTGCACATCTGCTTGGACTTCCAGTCTAAGGGAGAAAAAGTACAAATTCAAGTTGCAAACCCTGCTGCTAGAGTTCAGGCACACTCACTGGACATCAGGGTCAGCCTGTGGAGTTTCTCCAACAGCCAGCAGCGAGTGGAGTTCATTGCCTACTCCAGTCTAGATGTGCACATTTACTCTACTGAAACAGGTTCTCTTCCCATGTCTAAAATTACTGGGATTTTAAGTAACACACCacagaacaacaaaacccacagcaaacccccaaaactcacTCCAAAGCAATACCAGACTCgtttcccagcacagccacatgtTTGGTAACCAGAGTTTCTGGATTCTTCCCTCCCTGAGACTCGCAAGGACAGTTTGCAGGCACAGCTACAACTCTTTGCAGTTGGGGCGCTGTGCTCTACAGATGCAAAAACAACCAGAGGGCTGCCCAGGTTCAAGACatggcagctccagggcttctgcagctgcagaattaTTACTAATCAAACACCAGGCAGAGAACTGtgttccctgctctgcttcctaTTGCACTGTGATCAGCTGCAACAAGAGCAATAGTAACCTGAGCAATCTTAGCTGGGATGAGCAGGTAAGGCAGAAGTCAAACCAGAAACATTTTGCCAAGTGCCTCCTTGATCTGTGTTCTGCCAGGGAACTGCAAGGGCTTTGGTCTGTTTTCCACTCTCAGCTCTGTCAAGAACAAGTACACCTCCCTCAGTAGGCACATCTTCAAAGCCTGTCCCAGCACAAGGGAACTCTTGAAACTCTCCTGCTCTTACTGTATACAGCCTGAACTTCTGAATTACTCAAGGAAAAGAGCAGTTTTAGCACCTGATTTAAGGAGCAAATTCCACCCTGAACTCTCTATGTTCTTTCCAGACAGTCCCTTTCTCTCCAGGGTGCAGGCAAGCAAACAGTAAGGCCCCAATTAACAGAAGGCACTGAACATGGAAGTGACAAGAAGTTACCAGCTTGGCAAGCCCAGGTGCCAggctccctcccttccctgcctgagTGCACTTTGAACCCACACTCCACCCATGTGCTAGAAGGCTCAGCTTAGTACTTGTAGACTATTGAACAAGTCAGCAGTTCTGATTTAAGGGTGAACAGGCCTGGGTTAGACACGAGGTATGACATTCTGACTGCAGGCCAGAGGCTGCTCTCTGGGGAAGAAGCAGAACAAGGTCTCAGGTCCCACTtaccctgggaaaaaaaaatccaacttcTTCTTTGAGGATTGTGTATGGCAGGAAGGCTGTCAGAGATGGACTGTCTCTATCTCCCAGAGACAGCTCCTTTTAATGGGAACCAAGTACAAAAATAACCTAAACTCAACCAatagcagcagccctggctctgaGCAGGCCCCTCACCTGCCCCAGCAGTTCCCCCTCACCTGTTGAAGCAGTTAACCATTGCACTCCCCGAGAGGCTCCCTGTTATGCtggccccagccagggccatgGTGCTGGCGGTCTCGCTGAGGTTGTCTCGAATGGCTCCAATCCTGTCCATGTGGCTGCCACTCGCACTCAAGCTGCCAGTCAGTCCTCCAACACTTCCCTCCCCTATGCTAGGGTTGTGCCGTGCCTCTGCTACTGAAGTGGTGTCTGGGCAGAGACAAAGAAGCCTTGTCAGTTATGGCAGCACAACTCTGTGGTTCCCAGAATGTGACCATGGAAACCTTTCCTGAAACTATGCTGAGGGCAAGGATTGGTAACACACACAGAAAGAGAACTGTCCCCAAACAAAAGAGACCTTGTAGTTGCTGTCATGGTTACACCTCACATCACATGCCAGAGGACAGGTAACATGGAGAGAGGGAACACAGAGCCTGTCACAAAGGATACTTCCCTGTCATTACAAAATAAAGATCAGATCAGCCTCCAGTTGCCCCATGGGCAGGTGAAGAGGCCAGCTAGTTTCCACACACCAGGCCtctcacaaagcagcagcactgttaTTTTTCAAAACTTCTCCTGTGCACAGACTTGCATCTGGGCAAGCAAACTCCAGTGCTGGTATGACAACACCACAGGGACCCAGAGGAGCTGCCCTCAGCTGTAAGGGGGCTTTGGGCACCCAACAGAGGTCCTGCAAGGCACTAGTCAAGGCTCTAAAGCCACCAAACGGACGTTACAAAGGCCACCTTtagacaaaaggaaacaaagaatgtTCTTACCTACAGCTGCATTTGTTCCCCCAACGTTGATGTCATTTTCATCATCAAACTCTATCCTGACCCCTTTCCCGTTGCCCGCCGACACCCCGCAGCCGCCGCTGCGGCACAGCGAGATGGGCACCACGCCGTAGACGTAAGCCAGCATGATGGGGACGCCAATGCctgcagaggaaagcagctgtCAGCACGTGGCACTGGGGCAGCACACAGCTACTGCACAAGGACTGAACGCTGCACACTTGAGAGAAATCAGGAAGGAGCAAAATTAAGAACTCTTGGTAAATGTCTGAGGTGAGGGCACCacgggctggcagcaggcagagctgtcctccaccagcaccagcaggcagaggagcttaATGCTTGAGGAATTCACACCTCAGGCACATCCATAACATCTTTCACAAACAAAAGGGAAGGGCTTTGAAGGTTCATGTAAGCTCCTTTGGGGGCTGTAATAATGTTCCACctgagaaacagaagcagaTTCATTCCAAATGTAATTCAAGGAACATGTTAGAGCCTCTGCTAATTTAATAAGGGGCTTGGTTTGGCACCCACTGAAGTCAGACAGGGCTTTGCTGGCCATTAACAGGACATAAGATTATTATTACTCTGGGATCTTCCATGTTTCCTGGATCACAGTGATTCCATTCAAAAATGTTAATGACAGAAGTCTTCCTTAAAATAAACAGTTCTGTGGAGCAGGGTGGCAGGAATTCAGAGCAGAGAGCCAAAGGAACCGTGGGCTGAAGTGCACCCAGAGGTACACGCACATCCATCCCACCACTTCCAGCAGACTGTGACAGTTACTCCCTTGGCACAAGAATGAAAGCACTGCATGGCTTTGCTGATGGATGTACacaaaaggcacagaaaaatgGCAGGCTGAGAACATGGCAAGCTGGCACCTTCTGAACAGGGCAGGATATAGGTGTAGACCTCCTTGGTCTGACCAAAGGGGGTTCCAGGTACAGGAAGGCTCTTTCACCAGGAATTCCTCAGCATTCAGGAAGGCAATCCATGTTCTGAAGGTCATCATTTTACAAGCCAtgcagagccctgaggctgcagGCCATGTGTTGATGACATGagcaaaaccaccacaaaacaaaacccaggcaCTGGCCAGGAATAAAGAACAGCTGTAAAGCAGGAGGTAAAGCAGACCTATATGAAACCATCCATGAGACTTCATGTCCCACTACCTGCTTAGCAGGCATCTGACACCACAGCTACATGAGAACAAAACAAGGTAGAGAGCCAGCAGACAGCTTCGTGCCGGCATAGAGCACGTGCAGAGGGGTTCCTCTGCTGTTAAGCAGCAGTTTAAAGCCACAGCTTCACAGCCACTTTAAATCATCAGCTGCTAAAAGTGGCCCTGTCTCTGCCCGAGGCCACTCATTGCCTCTCTGAGCACCACTCCTAGCACAAGGGGGAACACCACAGGGGAGTGGATCAGGGGACTGAGCCAGCTCTAACTAAGTGCTGGTTTTTAACCTGCATCAGTTATCCATGGCAGCTTTGTAGCTGTAAAGATGCCTGTTCTGCAACAAAGGAGGAgcaaggcagtgctgggcaAGTCTGCTCCTTCCAAAAAGATCAGGGTTTGCTTACAGTGATCCTGAAATCCCACGGTAAGGGGAGACAAGTATTCTGAAGTACAGTTGGATTTTCCTCCAGAGCTATCCTCAACAATCCCTGAGAGCCAGAATGGGATAGAACTCCAAccagctcccagagcaggacaaaCAGCCAAGTCAGCCAGTCTGACACTTCATGTGGCAGTGGTTTTCAGTTCCATGTTGAGCACAGTTTGGTACACAGTTACTTGAGCAGGAATAGGCTCTGcggcaacatttttttttcttggtcatTCATTTAACAAAACCACCTTGAAATACTTCAGTTTTAAAAACCAGATATGGCAATGTGCAAGCTTccatttggaaaataaaaatgacttTGAATTCTTCACTTTGATGCAGCACTTCTTGAAGCACTGCTctacctctgctctgccccagtaAATGCACAGCCTCAGCCCCCTCGCTGCCTCAGTTCCTTCACCAGGAAAAGGAACCTGCAGGACTCCTCAGCTGGTTTGCTAAGTGCTGACAGAGCTCCGGTTGCCAGGTGCTGGCAGTACACAAAATAGTATTTGCTTACCTACAGTTACTGCAGCTACAACT
This genomic window contains:
- the RNF19A gene encoding E3 ubiquitin-protein ligase RNF19A → MKSDPLLVSGLAMSLHRQMGSDRDLQSSASSVSLPSVKKAPKKRRISLGSLFRRKKDTKRKSRDLNGGVDGIASIESIHSEMCTDKNSVFSTCTSSDNGTVSSSKPSGDFLECPLCLLRHSKDRFPEIITCHHRSCVDCLRQYLRIEISESRVNISCPECSERFNPHDIRLILSDDVLMEKYEEFMLRRWLVADPDCRWCPAPDCGYAVIAFGCASCPKLTCGREGCGTEFCYHCKQIWHPNQTCDAARQERAQSLRLRTIRSSSISYSQESGAAADDIKPCPRCAAYIIKMNDGSCNHMTCAVCGCEFCWLCMKEISDLHYLSPSGCTFWGKKPWSRKKKILWQLGTLVGAPVGIALIAGIAIPAMIIGIPVYVGRKIHNRYEGKDISKHKRNLAIAGGVTLSVIVSPVVAAVTVGIGVPIMLAYVYGVVPISLCRSGGCGVSAGNGKGVRIEFDDENDINVGGTNAAVDTTSVAEARHNPSIGEGSVGGLTGSLSASGSHMDRIGAIRDNLSETASTMALAGASITGSLSGSAMVNCFNRLEVQADVQKERYSLSGESGTVSLGTVSDNASTKAMAGSILNSYIPLDREGNSMEVQVDIESKPAKFRHHSGSSSVDDGSAAGRGNAGSCLPEGKSSATKWSKDATAGKKCKGKLRKKSSMKINETREDMDAQLLEQQSTNSSEFDSPSLSDSIPSVADSHSSHFSEFSCSDMESMKTSCSHGSSDYHSRFAVVSVLPEVENDRLENSPQLSGVPVPVPTAPSTDVPQLSYIAEESINHASSIDVDLGAGETLKETNNNHSHHAVELSTAVQTEI